In the genome of bacterium, the window CACGTCCTCATCTGGCACGGGCGCCGCTGCTGCTACGCCCGCAAGCCGGATTGCCCCCGGTGTCCGGTATTGAAGCTCTGTCCCTACGGGCCGAAGACGCAACCTTCCTAGGAAATTGCCGATAACGCGGGCATGTTCGACGCCCTTCTCTCACGCCTGGGCTCCCTCTGGACCGGTCTGACCGGCGGGAACCTCCTCACCTCTTCCGT includes:
- a CDS encoding endonuclease III: HVLIWHGRRCCYARKPDCPRCPVLKLCPYGPKTQPS